In Trichlorobacter lovleyi, the DNA window CGTCGTATTTGACGTTCTTCAGTTTCTGGATGCCGGTCTGGATATTTTCTTCACTGAACAGGAATTCGCGGCTTTTGTAGTTGATGCGGTTGAGGCGTTTCAGTTGGTCACGCAGGATGCCTTCGAGCAGGACATTACCGGTTTTGCCCTGGCGCTGGTGCATAACCTGTTCAGGGGGAAGGTAGGCATAGCCCAGATTGATGAGAAGTTGCAGGGCGGGGATCTGGGAGAGGTATTTTTCGTTGGTCTGGAAACCGGTCATGGTTTAGCCCCTCTTACCCAACTGTATAAGTGCCGTATCTGCGGCGACCTTATCAATAATGGCCTTCACAACCGTATCAATTTCACCATTTTCTGAATAATTTGCCGGGGCAATAAAGTTTACGCGGCCTTCCTGTATAAGCTTATCCGCTTTTCCCTTGGTGCCGCGTGTATTGGGTTTATAGACGGCTATGGCGTGTCCGCCCTGTTCCTTGACCATCCGGAAACAGGGGATATCCGTATCGCCATCTCCAATAAACACCATATTTTTGAAAGGAACCGGCCGATCTTCTTTGGGAACAAACTCATTGACCTTACTGTTGTCGTACACGTTCATCACCCCTTTATTGATCCGAAAAAGGAATTGGGTTTTGGTCGTGTAGTTGACCGCCAGTGCCGGCCACTTGGCGACACCGTTGTGATCATAAACAAAAGAGGAGGCATAGATTGCAGTGAATTTTTTCGCTATTGAGGTACCTTCAATCATCTCACGGTTGCCAGATGAGATAATATAATGCTCAATCTTCAGGCCGCGCTCTTTGCCGTATTTATCGATACGGTCAAACCAGTCACGCACACCTTCGAAAAGCGTAACGGATCGCCCAAAATTAATAAAATCGGTTTTACGGACAGGCACATGCGCAGCATGGGCCTTGTCAAGCATGTGCATCATGTACATGAGAATGCTATCGGCGTTGTGCTCTTTGGCAAGCTCAGCCACCTCTTTCCAGAATGCCGTTTTTGTCATGCCGACTGACGGAACAAAGTCATACTCCTGCATATTGCCCGGTGCCAGGGTGCCGTCAAAGTCATACGCTATTGCAAAGGGGATCAATTTCTTAGCCATTAGCTGTTCTCCTTCATGCTCCGTACCCGCCACTGCCCGGTCAACAGTTTCTGCATCAAGCCGCGCTTCTGTCTGCGGCAGGCATCGGCCTGCTGCTTCAGCAGGTCGATTTCCTGGCGGGCTGTGGTGAGGATTGCAGCGATTTTTCTTTGCTCGTTGATCGCCGGCAATGCCATTTTCAAACTGAAAAAGTCCGCTTTCGTGATGTTCAACAAACCATGGCTCCTTGCACCTTCCTGACAAACCCCCACAAGCTGCTTGTTCAGCAAGCCTGCCTCAAAGGCGTGGGCCATAAAGTCAGAATCACAAGGTGCATCTGTTCTTAGGGAAAAGCAAAGATACAGTGTGGAGAGGACGCCTTGAGGATAATCTTCAAGGCGCTTGATTGCGCCATATGGATAGCCATTGGAGGAACTTCGGTTATAGGCAAATTCGCCTTTTTTAAGCAGGTAATATCCTCTGACGTCTTCTGCTGAAACGCTCTTCTTGTAGTAATCCATTTGGCTTATAAGGCCATGTTGTGCCGAGGTTGTTAAGACATTCAGCTCGTTGACGCTATTCTTTCGGGTTATCGGTTCACAAATGTCCCTGAGATAAACGTGTCGCAATCCTTCGGTACAGTTGTGAATTAATTCCTGCGTAAGCGATGTAAACCACTTCTCCTTGGCCGCAATCAGCCGCTCTGTCTTTTCGATGCTGAGATCCCAGGTGGAGAGCACGGAGGCGATGGCGGTTTGTTCGGGGAGGGGAGGAATTTCAATCTCTATTGGATAAATGAAATTCCTGTTTAGCGATGGTTGAGCACCACCAGAATTGTATGTTGAAAAATCAAACCATTTTAAAAAATGGTAAACATAATTGGTGTCATTTCCATTGAAATTCTTAACAAAAAGCACGGTGTTGTGTGCCCAAAAATCGTCCTCACTGTAAAAAGCAGTGCCGAAGCCTGCTCCGCTCCGACCGATAACAACTCCAGGGCCTTTAACATTGGCAACTGCATGAAATCCATTCAAACCACCACCCCCCATTACCGGAATATTTCCCGGAAGTCGGTCTTGTGATGGCAGGTCATAACCCCTCTGTAATTCAACCAAATCATGCAGTGTTGCTCTCTTCCAAGCGTGACTCATTCCCCCACCCTCCACCTTTTCCACCAATATCCGCAGATTTCACAGATGTACGCAGATTAAAATCAAA includes these proteins:
- a CDS encoding HAD family hydrolase — encoded protein: MAKKLIPFAIAYDFDGTLAPGNMQEYDFVPSVGMTKTAFWKEVAELAKEHNADSILMYMMHMLDKAHAAHVPVRKTDFINFGRSVTLFEGVRDWFDRIDKYGKERGLKIEHYIISSGNREMIEGTSIAKKFTAIYASSFVYDHNGVAKWPALAVNYTTKTQFLFRINKGVMNVYDNSKVNEFVPKEDRPVPFKNMVFIGDGDTDIPCFRMVKEQGGHAIAVYKPNTRGTKGKADKLIQEGRVNFIAPANYSENGEIDTVVKAIIDKVAADTALIQLGKRG
- a CDS encoding restriction endonuclease subunit S, translating into MSHAWKRATLHDLVELQRGYDLPSQDRLPGNIPVMGGGGLNGFHAVANVKGPGVVIGRSGAGFGTAFYSEDDFWAHNTVLFVKNFNGNDTNYVYHFLKWFDFSTYNSGGAQPSLNRNFIYPIEIEIPPLPEQTAIASVLSTWDLSIEKTERLIAAKEKWFTSLTQELIHNCTEGLRHVYLRDICEPITRKNSVNELNVLTTSAQHGLISQMDYYKKSVSAEDVRGYYLLKKGEFAYNRSSSNGYPYGAIKRLEDYPQGVLSTLYLCFSLRTDAPCDSDFMAHAFEAGLLNKQLVGVCQEGARSHGLLNITKADFFSLKMALPAINEQRKIAAILTTARQEIDLLKQQADACRRQKRGLMQKLLTGQWRVRSMKENS